The Macadamia integrifolia cultivar HAES 741 chromosome 3, SCU_Mint_v3, whole genome shotgun sequence genome segment gtcaatcaatatcaattaagcccacataagagtcctaacagtTCTAGCCATGTAGAAAGCAGACATCATGATCATGATCATCAGGAAGATCAGCAAGGAAGCATCGAAGCTCACTGTATAACATTTCTCAGCTATTTGTTACTGAAGATATTGCTATTGATTCGGCGGCCTCACTTTGCTGGGCTTCACTCTAGAGTTCACCTTGAATTTCTTTTCAATTAATGGTGGTATTCTAAATTTGATTGCAACCATTCTCAGAGGTAGGTACTAGGTAGTGCTTAATTATTTCTAACTTAATTATAAAACCAAGCTTTAcccttatatttttcttttttagattggAATAATTACCTTAATTAATATCCTCCGGATGTGAATTGAagtgggtttttatttttgtgtgaaTTGAAGGTGGTTTAGTGGTGATTCCAGACTGTGAATCCATGGAGTACCGGTCATTTCTTGGACATATAGATGGAAGGATCGATCTCCATAGATCAACCTCCATTCCCAGCTACATACGCAAGGCAGTGCATATAGTCAAGATTATTAAAGGTAGTACTATTAATCCATTGGAACTGTGTATGATGGCAGCAAAGGTAGCTTACGAGAACCCAACCTACGTCAACAATGCTGTTACTAACCACTGGAAGGTATTAATATTGATCCATTCAAATCAAACAAACTTAATATTTCGACCGGCCACTATTgtctatcctctctctctctctgaatttGAATCTTAGGTGGTGGGGATTTTAACTCAGTTATTATTATTGTCTGCAGATGCATTTTGTTGGGTTCTTTGATTGCTGGAATGGTAAGACTCTtgccaataaattttttttttttctggtaactGCCAGTAATTCATATGATATGCCTTTCTTCCGCTTCCTCACCGGATATGTAAGATGTGTTTGGGAAGACCATGTGTATAGTTTAATATTCCTAGACtgatatttataaaaatattgtTATTCAACTTTGGGTAGATGGATATATAATGCTAGTTGTTTTGCTGTTCGATCAACCAAATTAATTAAATGGTTGATCTATATTGACTTCAACCTGAAAGTAGCCCGGGTTGATACGCAACAATGCCTGAAAGTAAActaatttataatttatttattaaaaaaaaaatcctggaAGACAGCGTGGCATTTACACCTAGATACAAGGAGAGGAAAAATGACTGCCCCGACTGGATAAAAAACGGAAATCTCCCTTGCTGTTGATGATACAGAGTGTGCTCCCATTagtcccctcccccccccccccccccccccccgagtGCAGGGGCCATGCTCCCAAGACCTCAGCCTAGGCCTGGCACAATCCAACCTCGGCTTGAAAATCCCAGCCCAGAATCTGTCCAGGCTAGGGCAGGCTCGGGTTGGCGGGCCAAATTGACACTCCTACAACTATGATTCATATGGATTAAACTCTATGATAAGGTATTTCATATGATTTCTTTTTAATAACTTCCCCCCATGTTATATCAAAACAAATCGAGCAAGCCTCTAGTTGTTCAATCTCCGATCAATCCAATTTTCCATGGTATTCACAGATTTACCTGTGCAGTTCAGTACTgttcatttgttgatgattttggCAAACTTGGACTTCCATCAATGCACTAATTTGCTGGCCCTGTACCAACCTTGCAGAGTTTCTGAAGGATAAGACAACCCAAGCATTCATATTCTGCGATCGACCAAAAAATGCCCAACTAATTGTGGTGTCATTTCGTGGCACTAAACCCTTCAATGCCAAAAACTGGTGCATTGACTTTGATATTTCATGGCTGTCTATGGGGAAAATGGGAAGAGTTCACTTGGGATTCATGAAGGCTCTGGGGCTCCAAGACGAAAAGGATCATGGAAAAGGTTGGCCAAAAGAGTATAGAGGAGACAAAGAATTGGCATACTACCTTATCAGAGATAAACTGAAAGCATTGCTTCAGAAGAATAAGGGTGCCAAGATAATGATAACAGGACACAGTTTAGGGGGTGCACTTGCAATTCTTTTTCCTGCCATACTAGTACATCACCAAGAAGCTTCCATCTTAAGTAGCTTGTTTGGTGTTTACACATTTGGACAGCCCAGGGTTGGAGACAAGCAATTCGGGAGTTTCATGGAAAAACAACTGAATGCAAAATTCAAGAGGTACATTAGGGTTGTTTATAGATATGACATTGTGCCCAGGGTTCCGTTCGATGATCCATGTTCACAATTCAAACACTTTGGAGATTGCCTCTACTACAATGGTTGGTACAAAGCACAGataagcttctctctctctctctctctctctctctctctctctctctctctctcttaacctAAGGTTTAGTTAAACACAATTGAATTAATCAAGTATGTACTGCATCTATCTGACTATCTCCATCGATCCTACTTTGATCTTGTCTAGAACATGTACATTctaaagtgaaaaaataaagaagaattaagTTTCAGAATGCATTATAGACCTAGAATCTATTCTAAGAATAAGTTAACTAGGAGTTCAataattgttggtgtatgatgttttatattccatcgcagtttaatctagggaatACTGGTGCAAGCGCCTCGGCAGGCAGGATTTTAGGGCAGTTTTGTAttttctggattagggttttttcactCTATATTTGTAGCtaggttttctttctctgaaatgcaagcaatactgagaggtgtaagGATGatcgttgtaaccctattctccattgatagtgaagcagaatctcatctcactgaggacTTAGGCAACCTTGTTGAACTTGTAAACatgtgtgcattatttgttcttgtttttccattatcttctgcatcgttttaatgttgcatttctacaaataATAGGATAGGATTACttgtgtaaattttttttttcttgacttaTGTGTGCTTCTATTTATATGGTACATGTGTTGGGTGAAGAACCATATGAGAACTACTTCAGTCCCTTGTGTTTTCTTTCGATGCACTTTCATGCTTTGTTGGACCTCTTGAGAGCCCTCTACATAGGCATTCAACATGGCAAAGATTTCGCGGAGAGTTTACCCTCTATTCTATTAGAGTATTTGGGCTCATTGTTCCTGGGGTTGGTTCCCACAGTCCAAGGGACTGTGTCAATGCTGCTAGGCTTGGGAGATAATAGTAATGATggtgaaagaagaagaggaattagaAGCCTCACATGATCGCGAGAGTACTGTTGATACATTTATAAGGAATTAAATTATTAACAATTTTAAACCTTCAATCTCACTACTTTGAAAGCATGCTTGGAAACTAGGATTTGATAATGGTAAGTTGACTTCTTCTCCACCTCCTGGCAGTAGATAgttgaaattcaaatttcatttgGATCTGTAATCCTATGTTTAGGGGTATTCATATTTGGTCCGAGGGTATTCAGATCCAAATTCAGAAAATCCGGAACAAAATCTATTTAATTTGCATAAATgtcaattaataataataaaattttaaaaatctatGACGACCTTGAGTTTGACAAGAATATGTTTTTACCTTCaaaatatcaaatcatcaaataaatggaaacataaaaataaattctcattctaaagaaaaaggaaaaaaagaaaagctcaTCATACAGAGATGGGCACGGTTGCCAAACACCATGCCTTTCAATGCCCAATTAAGAAGCTCAAACGTCATGGCATGCATGGTCTCACATTCTATGAACAGACGAAGAGTTTGGCTTAATTGGCTGGATTTGAATAGAAGGGTGGAGACCTACTGAATCTCGTGTTCACAGAAGGGAGTAGATTGAGACGAAGTCTCTCACTCATGCATCATGAGGCATTTAACCAAAAGAGAGTACTCTGGCTCTGATGTCTTACCATCATACTAAGAACATACAACATCTTGAACAGGGCATATGCAGTAGTTAAATATTCTTCTTGTCTTTGGAAGAACAAATATCAAATAATTAGAAGTTCACGTATATACTTCATTAAAGAGTAACAATTTCCAACTCTAGTCTTTAATTTGAAGTTGCTCTAATAATTAAATTCGAATTCTTGGTGTTTATAATTACTTCATCAATCGGATTGAGCACCAATTTAATTTCATCCCTGAAGTTTCGGAGAATACAGAAAATAGGGgatgaaagaaaggaaggaaggaaggaagggaggaagggaggaaggaagggaAGACATTAGTTATCTTCAACAGCATAATAAGCAAATAAAACGATGATTTATAGAAAGTTAAAAAAACATAGAAGTCGTCCTGAACAACTAAAGCATTTAATAATAATTGTCCAAGCATAAAAAGCATCTGAGCGATCAGCATGAATACCATGAGGTATTCCCGTCCCGGAAGAGACCCTGACTGACACATGGGCCTCACAATATTCCACCAACTCCCAATTCCCAAGTCGGCCAATCTCTTCTTAGTAATACTTCTCAATTCTCATTCCCTCTGAACTCCTCGTGTCCCATGACTCCCAAGTCCCACCCAATCGCCGGTCGTGATTCGTGGGTCGTAAGCAGAATCAGCAATTGGATCGAGTCAGGCCTCAAATGGATTCCAATCTCGAATTCAGCTTTGGAATCGATTACAATTCGAATCCATTCAACCTCTCTGTTTTGCCACCTTGgtagatggatggatggatgtcTGTCTCATGACTCCACCGAATCTATCTATATTCTATGCGCATAACCCAAAaactaattatttttattaatatatattcTTCCCCTGAGGCCTTGATTGATAGATTTATTGGTTGGACTTGGTTTGGTTTTCAAATTACACGTGTCTCATTAGGTATTCCGCCCCCCACTCTGTCAGGGATTTGGGTAATGTATGCAAAGCAACCATGCATAGGTATGCATGCGAATTGGCAAATATGTGCGTTGGAGATGGATGGATGGCTCCAtggagtttttgtttttttggtggaagATGGCTCCATGGAGTTGATTTCCATAAAAGAGTAAAGAGTAAAGAGTAAAGAGTAaagagtgaagagtgaagacagaGGACACGGGCAAATACGCTAAGTGCAGGGGTATTGATGCAAAAAGCCCCAAAAATTACAGAGGAAAACGTAAAACGAAAATTGGAAACTCGTCCGTCAGCTATCGAAACGGCAAACGCAAGGCCCTACTTGGGTGTGTAGACCTATGGTAATCGAGCCCTTTTCCGGCCTCTGCATAGAAACCTGAAGGGCTCTGTAACTGGGATTGTGGCTCTGGCTGGCAGCAAGGGAGTGATATAACGGCCACAGGAAACGTTTCTTTGGGTTTCATCTTCGGCGTAGAAGCACTAACTGGTATACCTTCCGTTTTATCTCTCTGCTTGTTTCTAAGCCCTAGGCATCAAATTCTTGTATGTAAATATCAGAGTATAGGGTTTTCGTTTCACCATCGGTCTACTGCTATTTATTTGTGACGGATCGACttgatatatttatttatatgggTTTCCTGTTTTTTCACTTGATAGTTCTTCCTAGCGGGTACTTGTTCTAGTTTTGAACATCCAAGACGGTTTTTCTGTCAAAGCTTGATAGCAAAATAAGAGTAAACGAAGTAACTTTTG includes the following:
- the LOC122074444 gene encoding triacylglycerol lipase OBL1-like; translation: MGLFSLVTLVTGMRGPNGFRSASTAEQVTEGIDASKLTAIITGGLVVIPDCESMEYRSFLGHIDGRIDLHRSTSIPSYIRKAVHIVKIIKGSTINPLELCMMAAKVAYENPTYVNNAVTNHWKMHFVGFFDCWNEFLKDKTTQAFIFCDRPKNAQLIVVSFRGTKPFNAKNWCIDFDISWLSMGKMGRVHLGFMKALGLQDEKDHGKGWPKEYRGDKELAYYLIRDKLKALLQKNKGAKIMITGHSLGGALAILFPAILVHHQEASILSSLFGVYTFGQPRVGDKQFGSFMEKQLNAKFKRYIRVVYRYDIVPRVPFDDPCSQFKHFGDCLYYNV